The following coding sequences lie in one Xanthomonas hyacinthi genomic window:
- a CDS encoding DUF2065 domain-containing protein, which yields MHDLIAAVCLMIVFEGLVLLVAPEAWKRLVQQMLAMPAAQLRIAGGMALAVGLLALWWVRA from the coding sequence ATGCACGATCTGATCGCCGCGGTGTGTCTGATGATCGTCTTCGAGGGCCTGGTCCTGCTGGTGGCGCCGGAGGCGTGGAAGCGGCTGGTGCAGCAGATGCTGGCCATGCCGGCCGCGCAGTTGCGGATCGCCGGCGGCATGGCCCTGGCGGTGGGGCTGCTGGCCCTGTGGTGGGTCCGCGCCTGA
- a CDS encoding adenylosuccinate synthase, producing the protein MGQSVVVLGAQWGDEGKGKIVDLLTEEIGAVVRFQGGHNAGHTLVINGKKTVLHLIPSGILREDALCLIGNGVVISPAALIKEISELEEAGVEVRSRLKISPAAPLIMPYHIALDQAREKAAGGKAIGTTGRGIGPAYEDKVARRGIRIADLHYPPQLEELLRTALDYHNFVLTRYLGVDAVDFQKTFDEALAFGDYVQPMKYDVAGILHELRKQGKRVLFEGAQGALLDIDHGTYPYVTSSNTTVGGALAGTGVGADAIDYVLGIAKAYATRVGGGPFPTELDDDVGQGIRDRGAEYGASTGRPRRCGWMDIVALKRAVAINGISGLCITKLDVLDGMEKLKICIAYEYRGKRTEYAPLDAQGWEECTPVYLEFPGWTENTHGITVWDELPPAARAYLRALEELAGCPISIVSTGPDRDHTMVLQDPFA; encoded by the coding sequence ATGGGTCAGTCAGTTGTCGTGCTCGGCGCCCAGTGGGGCGATGAAGGCAAAGGCAAGATCGTGGATCTGCTCACCGAGGAAATCGGCGCCGTCGTGCGCTTCCAGGGCGGCCACAACGCCGGCCACACCCTCGTCATCAACGGCAAGAAGACCGTGCTGCACCTGATCCCGTCCGGCATCCTGCGCGAAGACGCGCTGTGCCTGATCGGCAACGGCGTGGTGATCTCCCCGGCCGCCTTGATCAAGGAAATCAGCGAGCTGGAGGAAGCCGGCGTGGAAGTGCGTTCGCGCCTGAAGATCTCCCCGGCCGCGCCGCTGATCATGCCGTACCACATCGCCCTGGATCAGGCCCGCGAGAAGGCCGCCGGCGGCAAGGCCATCGGCACCACCGGCCGCGGCATCGGCCCGGCGTACGAAGACAAGGTGGCGCGCCGCGGCATCCGCATCGCCGACCTGCACTACCCGCCGCAGCTGGAAGAACTGCTGCGCACCGCGCTGGACTACCACAACTTCGTGCTGACCAGGTACCTGGGCGTGGACGCGGTCGATTTCCAGAAGACCTTCGACGAAGCCCTGGCCTTCGGCGACTACGTGCAGCCGATGAAGTACGACGTGGCCGGCATCCTCCACGAGCTGCGCAAGCAGGGCAAGCGCGTGCTGTTCGAAGGCGCGCAGGGCGCGTTGCTCGACATCGACCACGGCACCTACCCGTACGTCACCAGTTCCAACACCACCGTCGGCGGCGCGCTGGCCGGCACCGGCGTCGGCGCCGATGCGATCGACTACGTGCTGGGCATCGCCAAGGCCTATGCCACCCGCGTCGGCGGCGGCCCGTTCCCGACCGAACTGGACGACGACGTCGGCCAGGGCATCCGCGACCGCGGCGCCGAGTACGGCGCCTCCACCGGTCGCCCGCGCCGCTGCGGCTGGATGGACATAGTCGCGCTCAAGCGCGCCGTGGCCATCAACGGCATCTCCGGCCTGTGCATCACCAAGCTCGACGTGCTCGACGGCATGGAGAAGCTGAAGATCTGCATCGCCTATGAATACCGCGGCAAGCGCACCGAATACGCGCCGCTGGACGCGCAGGGCTGGGAAGAGTGCACCCCGGTGTACCTGGAGTTCCCCGGCTGGACCGAGAACACCCACGGCATCACCGTGTGGGACGAACTGCCGCCCGCCGCCCGCGCCTACCTGCGCGCGCTGGAGGAACTGGCCGGTTGCCCGATCTCCATCGTCTCCACCGGCCCGGACCGCGACCACACGATGGTGTTGCAGGATCCGTTCGCGTGA
- a CDS encoding N-6 DNA methylase — MTLESQARRFIETLTSLEGKAGNQRLLSELGWADSTYQRVKGHLIEEGRIVPGRGRGGSVALAEGSPAAGNGKAGSRTVATTRAKTPRSGNGRNGDSGTYGQAFNAIDKAMRNDEGLASELDYAEQTSWLLFLKYLDDMEHEWADVALLKGKAYDAILAKPYRWQDWAAPKTQDGKPDPNARIGSDLIEFVNGKLVPHLKSFKDSTVLADSLQYKIGEIFSEVSNRFRSGYTLRDVLQIVDTLSFGSSEAKHELSDLYETRIKRMGNAGRNGGEYYTPRPLIRAMIQVVQPQIGETIYDGACGSAGFLCEAWEHLRRDDLSAKDWGTLQRRTFYGQEKKSLAYVLGVMNMILHGIDAPNIRHYNTLSDNVMDIQQKDRHDIVLANPPFGGGERKEVQQNFPIRSSETAYLFLQHFIRKLKAGGRGAVVIKNTFLSNTDNASIELRRELLASCNLHTVLDCPSGTFQGAGVKTVVLFFDKGAPTRSIWYYRLDPGRSMGKTTPLNDADLVEFVALQKTKAGSEKSWTVDVADVDATTCDLSVKNPHAPEAAPQRSPQQIIDDMLARDAETAKLLAQVRGML; from the coding sequence ATGACACTCGAATCACAGGCAAGACGTTTCATCGAAACCCTCACCTCTCTGGAGGGGAAGGCCGGCAATCAGCGTCTTCTGAGCGAACTCGGCTGGGCGGACAGCACCTACCAGCGGGTCAAGGGGCATTTGATCGAAGAAGGCAGGATCGTCCCCGGTCGCGGCCGTGGCGGGTCCGTGGCGCTGGCCGAAGGCAGCCCTGCAGCCGGTAACGGCAAAGCGGGATCCCGCACCGTGGCGACGACGCGTGCAAAGACGCCCAGGAGTGGCAACGGCCGCAACGGCGACAGCGGTACCTATGGTCAGGCCTTCAATGCCATCGACAAGGCCATGCGCAATGACGAGGGGCTGGCATCCGAACTGGACTACGCCGAGCAGACTTCGTGGCTGCTGTTCCTGAAGTACCTGGATGACATGGAACACGAGTGGGCCGATGTAGCCCTGCTCAAGGGCAAGGCCTACGATGCCATCCTGGCCAAGCCCTATCGCTGGCAGGACTGGGCCGCGCCGAAGACGCAGGACGGCAAGCCCGACCCCAACGCGCGCATCGGCAGCGATCTGATCGAGTTCGTCAACGGCAAGCTCGTCCCGCACCTCAAATCGTTCAAGGACAGCACCGTCCTGGCCGACAGCCTGCAGTACAAGATCGGCGAGATCTTCTCGGAAGTGTCCAACCGCTTCCGTTCCGGCTACACCCTGCGCGACGTGCTGCAGATCGTGGACACGCTGAGCTTCGGCAGTTCGGAGGCCAAGCACGAGCTGTCCGACCTGTACGAAACCCGCATCAAGCGCATGGGCAACGCAGGCCGCAACGGCGGCGAGTACTACACCCCGCGTCCGCTGATCCGCGCCATGATCCAGGTGGTGCAGCCGCAGATCGGCGAGACCATCTACGACGGCGCCTGCGGCAGCGCGGGCTTCCTGTGCGAAGCCTGGGAGCACCTGCGCCGCGACGACCTGTCCGCCAAGGACTGGGGTACCCTGCAGCGCCGCACCTTCTACGGGCAGGAGAAGAAGTCGCTGGCCTACGTGCTGGGCGTGATGAACATGATCCTGCACGGCATCGACGCGCCCAACATCCGTCACTACAACACGCTGTCCGACAACGTCATGGATATCCAGCAGAAGGATCGCCACGACATCGTGCTGGCCAATCCACCGTTCGGTGGCGGCGAGCGCAAGGAAGTGCAGCAGAACTTCCCGATCCGCTCGTCCGAGACGGCCTATCTGTTCCTGCAGCACTTCATCCGCAAGCTGAAGGCGGGCGGCCGTGGCGCGGTGGTGATCAAGAACACTTTCCTCAGCAATACCGACAACGCCAGTATCGAACTGCGCCGCGAGCTGCTGGCCAGCTGCAACCTGCACACCGTGCTGGACTGCCCGTCCGGCACCTTCCAGGGCGCGGGCGTGAAAACCGTGGTGCTGTTCTTCGACAAGGGTGCCCCCACGCGTAGCATCTGGTACTACCGGCTCGACCCCGGCCGCTCAATGGGCAAGACCACGCCGCTGAACGATGCGGATCTTGTCGAGTTCGTGGCACTGCAGAAGACCAAGGCAGGCAGCGAGAAGAGCTGGACGGTCGATGTGGCCGATGTGGATGCCACCACCTGCGACCTGTCGGTCAAGAACCCTCACGCACCGGAGGCCGCGCCGCAGCGCAGCCCGCAGCAGATCATCGACGACATGCTGGCGCGGGATGCGGAGACGGCGAAGTTGCTGGCGCAGGTGAGGGGAATGTTGTGA
- a CDS encoding restriction endonuclease subunit S, translated as MAIADIADVARGGSPRPISRFITHESDGVNWIKISDTEKGGRYIGSTAEKIRRDGVRHSRWVDEGDFLLSNSMSFGRPYILRISGCIHDGWLVLKPDYERVDQGYLYYVLSSPEAFAQFDRRAAGSTVRNLNIDLVSAVMIPLPPLDEQKRIVAVLDKAFAALDRARANSEESLQAAEGLLRRALGDEFEAIASQSSSLALQDVVHPDCGLSYGIVQPGDEVSDGLPIVRPVDLTQREVGLAGLKRIDLRAARGYARTTLQGGELLLCVRGSTGAISVAADELAGANVTRGIVPIRFDPTRVLRDFAYFQFCFGAIRSEIAEKTYGAALMQINIKDLRNLRFVVPDIAVQREVIARSEALLNSATALRTSYKAQIADIAALRESLLEAAFSGQLS; from the coding sequence GTGGCGATTGCCGACATCGCTGATGTTGCGCGAGGCGGATCGCCTCGGCCAATCAGCAGATTCATTACTCATGAATCAGATGGGGTCAACTGGATCAAGATTAGCGACACGGAGAAGGGCGGGCGCTATATCGGCTCCACCGCGGAGAAGATTCGGCGCGACGGAGTTAGACATTCGCGTTGGGTAGATGAAGGCGACTTCCTTCTTTCCAATTCAATGAGCTTTGGGCGCCCTTACATTCTTCGGATTTCCGGCTGCATTCACGATGGATGGCTTGTCCTGAAGCCAGATTACGAACGAGTCGATCAAGGCTACCTCTACTACGTACTTAGTAGCCCTGAAGCTTTTGCACAGTTCGATCGTCGGGCTGCGGGATCCACGGTTCGAAACTTGAATATCGATCTCGTATCAGCGGTGATGATTCCGCTACCGCCACTGGACGAGCAGAAGCGCATCGTCGCAGTGCTGGATAAGGCCTTCGCCGCCCTCGACCGCGCCCGCGCAAATTCCGAAGAGAGTCTCCAAGCTGCTGAAGGTCTTCTTCGACGCGCCTTGGGCGACGAATTCGAAGCGATCGCCAGTCAATCAAGCTCGCTTGCCCTGCAGGATGTAGTGCATCCGGATTGCGGCCTGTCTTATGGAATCGTCCAGCCGGGAGACGAGGTAAGTGATGGGCTACCAATCGTGCGTCCCGTTGATTTGACGCAGCGAGAAGTGGGCCTTGCCGGCTTGAAACGAATTGACCTACGCGCTGCACGCGGTTATGCACGAACGACGCTGCAGGGCGGAGAGCTTCTACTCTGCGTAAGGGGCAGCACCGGTGCCATTTCGGTTGCTGCAGACGAACTGGCTGGTGCCAACGTCACGCGCGGCATCGTTCCCATCCGGTTCGATCCGACTCGGGTCTTACGTGATTTCGCGTACTTCCAATTTTGCTTTGGCGCCATCCGAAGTGAGATTGCTGAGAAGACGTATGGAGCCGCGCTTATGCAGATCAACATCAAGGATCTGCGGAACCTTCGCTTCGTCGTGCCTGACATTGCCGTGCAGCGTGAAGTCATTGCGAGGTCGGAAGCGCTGCTCAACTCGGCTACAGCGCTACGCACCTCTTACAAAGCGCAGATCGCGGATATCGCCGCCCTGCGAGAATCCTTGCTTGAAGCCGCTTTCTCCGGCCAGCTGAGCTGA
- a CDS encoding DUF1778 domain-containing protein, with amino-acid sequence MSTTTTIRLPDALKARIAKAAEAAGTTAHNFILEAIAEKAELAERRADFHAQADQRWAEFLETGETIPWDEARSYFRARVAGKPAKRPVARKLED; translated from the coding sequence ATGAGCACCACCACCACCATCCGCCTGCCGGACGCGCTCAAGGCCCGCATCGCCAAGGCGGCGGAAGCGGCCGGCACCACGGCGCACAACTTCATCCTGGAAGCCATCGCCGAGAAGGCCGAGCTGGCCGAGCGGCGCGCCGACTTCCACGCCCAGGCCGATCAGCGCTGGGCCGAGTTCCTGGAGACGGGTGAGACCATCCCGTGGGACGAGGCGCGCAGCTACTTCAGGGCCCGGGTTGCAGGAAAGCCTGCGAAGCGGCCAGTGGCGCGCAAGCTGGAAGACTGA
- a CDS encoding type II toxin-antitoxin system RelE/ParE family toxin: MARIRLGPGVIEDLERIAAYLRDQESAHAEERAEEIVSAFDVLAGNPLIGRPVHGDNRELVMGRGSRGDVALYRYVDVTDTVVVLAIRAQREAGYARDT; encoded by the coding sequence GTGGCGCGCATTCGCCTCGGCCCCGGCGTGATCGAGGATCTGGAGCGGATCGCCGCGTATTTGCGCGACCAAGAGAGCGCGCATGCAGAAGAGAGGGCCGAGGAGATCGTCAGCGCGTTCGACGTGCTGGCAGGCAATCCGTTGATCGGCCGTCCGGTGCATGGAGACAACCGCGAACTGGTGATGGGCCGCGGTTCGCGCGGTGACGTGGCGTTGTATCGCTATGTGGATGTGACCGACACGGTGGTCGTGCTGGCGATTCGCGCACAGCGGGAGGCGGGCTATGCACGCGACACATGA
- the hsdR gene encoding EcoAI/FtnUII family type I restriction enzme subunit R, with amino-acid sequence MHATHETEADTRANRIDPVLRDAGWGVAEGAQVQRELICPGRILGGGQRGTALSADYVLRYRGRKLAVIEAKRAGLGHTTGVGQAKDYAGRLKARFAYATNGIGWYGIDMQTGAEGDIALPFPTPEQLWLRCFPDGNDWRERFGAVPFETGGGKWQPRYYQHNAITAVLDAIANDRDRILLTLATGTGKTSIAFQIAWTLFHSRWNLSRDPVRRPRILFLADRNILADQAFNAFSAFPPDALCRIRPEEIRKKGGIPRNASVFFTIFQTFMTGGGDSEDASGDAQFTFEGYEPDFFDFIVIDECHRGGARDESTWRAILEYFKPAVQLGLTATPKRDVNGDTYAYFGEPVYTYALKEGIGDGFLTPFKVRQMASTLDEYRFSEGDVVLAGEIDRDRTYTEADFNTRLVIDQRERSRVQEFMDQIDQRQKTLVFCATQEHAARVRNFINQIKDNPDPHYCERVTADDGELGERHLREFQDNERILPTILTTSQKLSTGVDALNVRNIVLLRPVRSMIEFKQIIGRGTRTFEGKDYFTIYDFVKAYAHFNDPAWDGEPLPPDAPPEPRRPRRPGEDGMDGMDGMGGHPTGVGEPPPPERVVVRLSDGHERSIRYVSATTYWHDGRQITAQEFMQQLFGDLGALVADEDELRAVWSDPDRREAFIQRLTGLGYDSDRLDDMRRLIDAPNSDIFDVLAYVRFTLAPRARSARVASAKETGLGGYEREMRAFLEFVLDKYQYEGIQELASGKVADFLRIRYGGVNDAKRALGSVDNIRRAFVDIQAHLFR; translated from the coding sequence ATGCACGCGACACATGAAACCGAGGCGGACACCCGCGCCAACCGTATCGACCCGGTGTTACGGGACGCCGGCTGGGGTGTGGCGGAGGGCGCGCAGGTCCAGCGCGAACTGATCTGCCCCGGCCGCATCCTCGGCGGCGGCCAGCGTGGCACCGCGCTGTCGGCGGACTATGTGCTGCGCTATCGCGGCCGCAAGCTGGCGGTGATCGAGGCCAAGCGCGCCGGGCTGGGCCACACCACGGGCGTGGGCCAGGCCAAGGACTATGCCGGGCGGCTCAAGGCGCGCTTCGCGTATGCCACCAACGGCATCGGCTGGTATGGCATCGACATGCAGACCGGCGCGGAAGGCGACATCGCCTTGCCGTTCCCGACGCCGGAACAACTCTGGCTACGCTGTTTTCCAGACGGCAACGACTGGCGCGAGCGCTTCGGCGCGGTGCCGTTCGAGACCGGCGGCGGCAAGTGGCAGCCGCGCTACTACCAGCACAACGCCATCACGGCGGTGCTGGACGCCATCGCCAATGACCGCGACCGCATCCTGCTGACCCTGGCCACCGGCACCGGCAAGACCTCCATCGCGTTCCAGATCGCATGGACGCTGTTCCATTCGAGGTGGAACCTGAGCCGCGACCCGGTGCGCCGTCCGCGCATCCTGTTCCTGGCCGATCGCAACATCCTCGCCGACCAAGCCTTCAATGCGTTCAGCGCGTTCCCGCCGGATGCGTTGTGCCGGATCCGTCCGGAGGAGATCCGGAAGAAAGGCGGGATTCCGCGCAACGCCAGCGTGTTCTTCACCATCTTCCAGACCTTCATGACCGGCGGTGGCGACTCGGAGGACGCATCCGGTGACGCGCAGTTCACGTTCGAAGGCTACGAGCCGGACTTCTTCGATTTCATCGTCATCGACGAGTGTCACCGCGGCGGCGCCCGTGACGAGAGCACCTGGCGCGCGATCCTCGAGTATTTCAAGCCCGCGGTGCAGCTCGGTCTGACCGCGACGCCCAAGCGCGACGTCAACGGCGACACCTACGCCTACTTCGGCGAGCCGGTGTACACGTATGCGCTGAAGGAAGGCATCGGCGATGGCTTCCTGACGCCGTTCAAGGTGCGGCAGATGGCGTCCACGCTCGACGAGTACCGGTTCTCCGAGGGTGACGTGGTGCTGGCAGGCGAAATCGATCGCGACAGGACCTATACCGAGGCCGACTTCAACACGCGGCTGGTGATCGACCAGCGCGAACGAAGCCGCGTGCAGGAATTCATGGACCAGATCGACCAGCGCCAGAAGACCCTGGTGTTCTGCGCCACTCAGGAACACGCCGCGAGGGTGCGCAATTTCATCAACCAGATCAAGGACAACCCCGATCCGCACTACTGCGAGCGTGTGACGGCCGACGACGGCGAACTCGGCGAGCGCCACCTGCGCGAGTTCCAGGACAACGAAAGGATCCTGCCGACCATCCTGACCACGTCGCAGAAGCTCTCCACCGGCGTGGATGCGCTGAACGTGCGCAATATCGTGCTGTTGCGCCCGGTCAGATCGATGATCGAGTTCAAGCAGATCATCGGGCGCGGCACCCGTACCTTCGAGGGCAAGGATTACTTCACCATCTACGACTTCGTGAAGGCCTACGCGCATTTCAACGACCCGGCGTGGGACGGCGAGCCGTTGCCGCCAGATGCGCCGCCCGAACCCCGCAGGCCCAGGAGACCTGGCGAGGATGGGATGGATGGGATGGATGGGATGGGGGGTCATCCCACCGGCGTCGGTGAACCGCCGCCGCCCGAGCGCGTGGTGGTGAGGCTGTCGGATGGCCATGAGCGCAGCATTCGCTACGTGTCGGCCACGACGTACTGGCATGACGGCCGGCAGATCACAGCGCAGGAGTTCATGCAGCAGTTGTTCGGCGACCTCGGCGCCCTGGTGGCAGACGAGGATGAGTTGCGCGCGGTCTGGAGCGATCCGGACAGGCGCGAGGCGTTCATCCAGCGCCTTACCGGTCTCGGTTACGACAGCGATCGGCTGGATGACATGCGCCGTCTGATCGACGCGCCCAACAGCGACATCTTCGACGTGCTGGCCTATGTGCGCTTCACGCTGGCGCCGCGTGCGCGCTCTGCGCGTGTAGCGTCCGCAAAGGAAACCGGCCTGGGGGGTTACGAGCGCGAGATGCGCGCATTTCTCGAATTTGTGCTGGATAAGTACCAATACGAAGGAATTCAGGAATTGGCATCAGGCAAGGTTGCCGACTTCTTGCGTATCCGCTACGGCGGTGTCAATGACGCCAAGCGTGCGCTTGGGAGCGTTGACAACATCCGTCGGGCGTTCGTTGATATTCAGGCCCATTTATTTCGGTGA